The following are encoded in a window of Limibacter armeniacum genomic DNA:
- a CDS encoding alpha-amylase family glycosyl hydrolase, whose amino-acid sequence MKETKQKLPKLVVDDPWLEPHVQEIENRIDRFVKLKSALEQHYGSIYDFAGAHKFLGFNYDKERRGWYYREWAPNAHALFLIGDFNGWNRNSHPLHQIEGGVWEIFLDDDTYAHSLKHNSKIKVLVHAANGAVERIPAMMTRVGQDPGSPNFSGLFWNPETAFSWEGDSFDPTKITEPIIYECHIGMATESGGVGTFKEFEDNVLPRIKDLGYNTIQMMAVQEHPYYASFGYHVSSFFAVSSRFGTPEELKSLIKKAHSMGIAVVMDIVHSHAVKNLNEGLNEYDGTDYQYFHAGGKGDHPDWDSKIFNYGKWEVIQFLLSNVRYWLEEFRFDGFRFDGVTSMLYHHHGHAGFASYDDYFGMQVDTEAITYLQLANELAHEVRKGVMTIAEDVSGMPGLGRPVLEGGLGFDFRLGMGIPDFWIKILEEQRDEDWNVWDFWSVMVNRRWNEKTIAYAESHDQALVGDKTIAFWLMDKEMYEGMDNASGNIVVDRGIALHKMIRFLTLSLGGEGYLTFMGNEFGHPEWVDFPREGNNWSYHYARRQWSLADNGFLRYQKLNNFEKAMIDLAKKYHVLAPQEAKILNMDANNHTIIFQKGELVYVFNFDPSNSIPDYEFNIQDGGSYELILDSDAPEFGGFGRVSHGSRFFTDEKQHLKIYNVNRTVQVFRKVD is encoded by the coding sequence ATGAAGGAAACTAAACAGAAGCTCCCAAAACTGGTGGTGGATGATCCTTGGCTGGAGCCGCATGTGCAAGAGATCGAAAACAGAATAGACCGTTTTGTGAAGCTCAAAAGTGCCCTTGAACAGCACTATGGCTCAATCTACGACTTTGCTGGTGCCCACAAATTCCTAGGCTTCAACTATGACAAGGAAAGAAGAGGGTGGTACTACCGTGAGTGGGCGCCAAACGCTCATGCTCTTTTCTTGATAGGTGATTTTAATGGCTGGAATCGGAATAGTCACCCGCTTCATCAGATTGAAGGTGGAGTATGGGAAATCTTTCTTGATGATGATACTTATGCGCACTCACTCAAGCATAACAGCAAGATAAAAGTATTGGTACATGCTGCCAATGGAGCCGTGGAGCGGATTCCTGCCATGATGACAAGAGTTGGTCAGGACCCTGGTTCTCCTAACTTCTCTGGTTTATTCTGGAACCCTGAGACAGCGTTTTCATGGGAAGGGGATAGCTTTGACCCGACAAAAATAACGGAACCAATCATTTATGAATGCCATATTGGAATGGCAACAGAAAGTGGAGGTGTCGGGACATTCAAGGAGTTTGAAGACAATGTGCTTCCGAGAATTAAAGATCTCGGTTATAATACAATTCAAATGATGGCAGTGCAGGAGCACCCGTATTATGCCTCATTTGGATATCACGTATCCAGTTTCTTTGCGGTTTCTTCCCGTTTTGGAACACCTGAAGAGCTGAAAAGCTTAATTAAAAAAGCCCATAGTATGGGAATTGCAGTGGTGATGGACATTGTTCATTCACACGCTGTAAAGAACCTGAATGAAGGTCTGAATGAATATGATGGTACTGACTACCAGTATTTTCATGCAGGAGGGAAGGGAGATCACCCTGATTGGGACTCAAAAATTTTCAATTATGGAAAGTGGGAAGTAATACAGTTCTTACTTTCTAATGTCAGGTACTGGCTGGAGGAGTTCCGCTTTGACGGGTTCCGCTTTGATGGAGTTACTTCTATGCTTTATCATCATCATGGTCATGCAGGCTTTGCAAGCTATGATGATTATTTCGGAATGCAGGTTGACACTGAGGCTATCACTTATCTACAGTTAGCCAATGAGTTGGCTCATGAGGTAAGAAAAGGTGTGATGACCATTGCTGAGGATGTGAGTGGTATGCCTGGATTGGGTAGACCTGTCTTGGAAGGTGGACTAGGATTTGACTTCCGATTGGGAATGGGTATTCCTGATTTCTGGATTAAAATTCTTGAAGAGCAACGTGATGAAGATTGGAATGTGTGGGATTTCTGGAGTGTGATGGTTAACCGTCGTTGGAACGAAAAAACGATTGCATATGCAGAGTCTCATGATCAGGCTCTTGTGGGTGACAAAACGATCGCATTCTGGTTGATGGACAAGGAGATGTATGAAGGGATGGATAATGCTAGCGGCAATATTGTTGTCGATAGAGGAATTGCCTTGCATAAAATGATCCGATTCCTGACTTTATCTTTAGGTGGAGAGGGATACTTGACATTTATGGGTAATGAATTCGGACATCCAGAATGGGTTGACTTTCCAAGGGAAGGGAACAACTGGAGTTACCATTACGCAAGAAGACAGTGGTCATTGGCTGATAATGGATTCCTTCGTTATCAGAAGCTGAACAACTTCGAGAAAGCAATGATTGATCTTGCCAAGAAATATCATGTGTTGGCTCCTCAGGAAGCGAAAATTTTGAATATGGATGCAAACAACCATACCATAATATTCCAAAAAGGAGAGTTGGTTTATGTGTTCAATTTTGATCCTTCGAATTCGATACCTGATTATGAATTCAATATTCAAGATGGGGGAAGCTATGAGTTGATATTGGACTCGGATGCACCAGAATTTGGAGGTTTTGGACGTGTAAGTCACGGTTCAAGATTCTTTACTGACGAAAAACAGCACTTGAAAATCTATAATGTAAATAGAACAGTACAGGTTTTCCGAAAAGTTGACTAA
- the rpe gene encoding ribulose-phosphate 3-epimerase, which yields MKTIIAPSVLAADFANLQRDVEMINDSQADWFHIDIMDGAFVPNISFGIPVTEAINRHAKKPLDVHLMINNPDQYLEAFKNAGAEMISVHIEACTHLHRTIQKIKELGCWAGVAVNPHTSITLLEDIIEDLDYVCLMSVNPGFGGQKFIEKTYDKIRALKKMIDEKGSKARIQIDGGVDEGNAAKLIEAGASILVAGSYVFKNENPKLAIEKIKI from the coding sequence ATGAAAACGATTATTGCACCATCAGTGCTGGCAGCTGATTTCGCCAACTTACAGCGCGATGTGGAAATGATTAATGATAGCCAGGCTGACTGGTTTCATATCGATATTATGGATGGCGCATTTGTGCCAAACATTTCATTTGGTATTCCTGTGACTGAAGCGATTAACCGTCACGCAAAGAAACCTCTTGATGTTCACCTGATGATCAACAATCCTGATCAGTACTTGGAGGCATTCAAGAATGCAGGTGCAGAGATGATCTCAGTACATATTGAGGCTTGTACACACCTACACAGAACTATTCAAAAGATCAAAGAATTGGGCTGTTGGGCAGGCGTTGCAGTAAACCCTCATACCTCTATTACACTTCTGGAAGACATCATCGAAGACCTTGACTATGTTTGTCTGATGTCTGTGAACCCTGGCTTTGGTGGTCAGAAGTTCATAGAGAAGACCTATGACAAGATCAGGGCACTGAAAAAGATGATCGACGAGAAGGGCAGCAAAGCTCGTATCCAAATTGATGGAGGCGTGGATGAAGGTAACGCTGCCAAACTGATAGAAGCAGGTGCTTCGATTCTGGTTGCTGGTAGCTATGTTTTCAAAAACGAGAATCCGAAACTGGCAATTGAAAAGATCAAGATCTGA
- a CDS encoding M1 family metallopeptidase — protein sequence MKCQVQRRMLFTLSFIFSVTLSFAQNYNTSKFKQLDEELPTPNVYRTGSGAPGHEYWQQRADYSIKAELDESIHRLNGSEKITYTNNSPDELTYLWVQLDQNMRATDSDTYKISQNQLRDKATVDQMEGIDGYPEYDGGHKIQLVKDANGKDLTYTVNKTMMRVDLPKPLKTGESYTFQIDWYYNINDRNLMGGRGGYEYFPEDDNTIYTITQWFPRMAVYDDVNGWQHKQFLGRGEFALPFGDYEVEITVPSDHIVASTGELKNPETVLTEKQQELFKQSKTASKPVVIVSQKEVEKKEKTKAKDKKTWVYHAENVRDFAWGSSRKFIWDAMGVEIDGKTVMAMSYYPKEGNPLWGQYSTEVVVHTLEVYSKFTIPYPYPVAISVEASNGMEYPMICFNYGRPNADGTYSDRIKYGMISVIIHEVGHNFFPMIVNSDERQWTWMDEGLNTFVQFLAEREWDENYPSRRGFPENIVPYMKGDKNNIMPIMTNSESIKQFGNNAYGKPATALNILRETVMGRELFDYAFKEYSTRWAFKHPKPADFFRTMEDASAVDLDWFWRGWFYTTDHVDITIENVEMFEIDSKNPQVELAKLKQERDGVRPNITQVKNKEENLPRKIDTKSGLKDFYNSYDPLDVTADAKEGYESYKKSVGKEEMQYIADRRFFYQVDFKNEGGLVMPIIVELEYEDGSKELKRIPAEIWKMDDVVVSKVFITEKPVKQFVLDPHRETADVDTENNYFPRKPQMSRFEIYKRDSAARGAGRGSNPMQKAKKKNN from the coding sequence ATGAAGTGTCAAGTACAACGACGAATGCTCTTCACATTGAGCTTCATTTTTTCGGTAACTTTATCTTTTGCTCAGAACTATAATACCTCTAAGTTCAAGCAGTTAGATGAAGAACTGCCTACGCCAAACGTATACCGTACTGGTTCAGGTGCTCCTGGACATGAGTACTGGCAGCAGCGTGCTGATTACAGCATTAAAGCTGAACTGGATGAAAGTATCCACAGACTAAATGGTTCTGAAAAAATTACATACACTAACAACTCACCTGATGAGTTGACTTACCTGTGGGTGCAGTTGGATCAGAATATGCGTGCTACTGATTCTGATACTTATAAAATCAGCCAGAACCAACTGAGAGACAAAGCTACTGTTGATCAGATGGAGGGTATTGATGGCTATCCTGAGTATGATGGTGGTCACAAGATTCAACTTGTAAAGGATGCTAACGGTAAAGATCTGACTTATACAGTCAACAAGACAATGATGAGAGTAGATCTTCCGAAGCCTCTGAAAACAGGTGAGTCTTATACTTTCCAAATTGACTGGTACTACAACATCAATGACCGTAACCTGATGGGTGGTCGTGGTGGTTATGAGTACTTCCCTGAAGATGATAACACGATTTATACCATCACACAGTGGTTCCCAAGAATGGCTGTTTATGATGATGTAAATGGATGGCAGCACAAGCAATTCTTGGGCAGAGGAGAATTTGCATTGCCTTTCGGTGATTATGAAGTAGAAATTACAGTTCCTTCAGATCATATTGTTGCTTCAACAGGTGAGCTTAAGAATCCAGAAACTGTATTGACAGAAAAGCAGCAAGAATTGTTCAAGCAGTCTAAGACAGCTTCAAAGCCTGTAGTGATTGTTTCTCAAAAAGAAGTTGAGAAAAAGGAAAAAACAAAAGCCAAGGATAAAAAGACTTGGGTTTACCATGCTGAAAATGTAAGAGACTTTGCTTGGGGTAGTTCAAGAAAGTTCATTTGGGATGCAATGGGTGTTGAGATTGATGGCAAAACTGTAATGGCAATGTCTTATTACCCTAAAGAAGGTAATCCACTTTGGGGACAATACTCAACAGAAGTTGTAGTGCATACATTGGAAGTGTATTCTAAATTCACAATTCCTTACCCTTACCCTGTAGCTATTTCAGTAGAGGCTTCAAACGGTATGGAATATCCAATGATTTGTTTCAACTACGGTCGTCCAAACGCTGACGGTACATACTCTGACAGAATCAAGTATGGTATGATCTCGGTAATCATCCACGAAGTAGGTCACAACTTCTTCCCGATGATTGTCAACTCTGACGAAAGACAGTGGACTTGGATGGACGAAGGTTTGAATACATTCGTGCAGTTCTTGGCTGAGAGAGAGTGGGATGAAAACTATCCTTCAAGAAGAGGTTTCCCTGAGAATATTGTTCCTTACATGAAAGGAGACAAAAACAATATCATGCCTATTATGACTAACTCGGAATCAATCAAGCAGTTTGGCAATAACGCTTACGGTAAGCCAGCGACTGCATTGAATATCCTGAGAGAAACAGTAATGGGTAGAGAGTTGTTTGACTATGCATTCAAAGAGTATTCTACTCGTTGGGCATTTAAACACCCTAAGCCTGCTGATTTCTTCCGTACAATGGAGGACGCTTCAGCTGTTGACTTGGATTGGTTCTGGAGAGGTTGGTTCTATACTACTGACCACGTAGACATCACAATCGAAAATGTTGAGATGTTTGAAATCGATTCAAAGAACCCTCAAGTTGAATTGGCTAAACTGAAGCAAGAAAGAGATGGAGTTCGTCCTAATATCACTCAGGTGAAAAACAAGGAGGAAAACCTTCCAAGAAAGATTGATACTAAGTCAGGCTTGAAAGACTTCTACAACAGCTATGATCCATTGGATGTGACAGCTGATGCAAAAGAAGGCTATGAGTCTTATAAGAAGTCTGTTGGTAAAGAGGAAATGCAATATATTGCTGATCGTAGATTCTTCTATCAGGTTGACTTCAAAAATGAAGGAGGTTTGGTAATGCCAATCATCGTTGAGCTAGAATATGAAGATGGTTCAAAAGAGCTGAAGCGTATTCCTGCAGAAATTTGGAAAATGGATGATGTAGTGGTTAGTAAAGTATTTATTACAGAAAAACCAGTAAAACAATTTGTGTTGGATCCACACCGTGAAACTGCAGATGTAGATACTGAGAATAACTACTTCCCTAGAAAACCTCAGATGAGCAGATTCGAAATCTACAAGAGAGATTCGGCAGCAAGAGGTGCTGGAAGAGGTTCTAACCCAATGCAGAAAGCGAAAAAGAAAAATAATTAA
- a CDS encoding aspartate kinase gives MKVFKFGGASIKDADAVRNVKTIISEYSDKRNLLVVVSAMGKSTNGLEAILEAYHKGDDYKPLIEEMRNFHLDISRELFNNQEATIFKQLDQLFFLLEKKLTSGIEDKDELYDQIVSFGELISSHIISAYLNQEDVPTQFIDARIYIQTSETWREGQVDYDWTEQMIKAELPAILDKQVILTQGFIGGTISNRTTTLGREGSDFSAAIFAHCLDADGLTIWKDVPGIMNADPKRVPDATLYDKLSYKYAAEMTYYGASVIHPKTIRPLAVKGIPLYVKSFVHPSDPGTVIGDVEMKDNTKTAYIFKKNQCLMRFEEKDFLNVNKAHLGVVFNELSRYNIKLNLTRNSALSFTICVDYNESNIQRVINVLSDHFYISTLNHLELITVRNYTDEAIKGLGIDPATILIEQRTDDNYQVVKKAD, from the coding sequence ATGAAAGTATTTAAGTTTGGAGGAGCGTCTATCAAAGATGCAGATGCTGTTAGAAATGTAAAGACAATCATCAGCGAATATTCGGATAAAAGAAACCTTCTGGTTGTTGTATCTGCTATGGGCAAGTCCACGAATGGTCTAGAAGCTATTCTGGAAGCTTACCATAAGGGTGATGACTACAAGCCGCTGATTGAGGAAATGCGCAATTTCCACCTTGATATTTCTCGTGAGCTTTTCAACAACCAAGAAGCTACCATCTTCAAACAGCTGGATCAACTATTCTTCTTGCTGGAAAAGAAATTGACATCAGGTATCGAAGATAAGGATGAACTTTATGACCAAATCGTATCTTTTGGTGAGCTGATTTCATCACATATCATTTCTGCTTACCTGAATCAAGAGGACGTACCGACTCAATTTATTGATGCCCGTATCTACATTCAGACAAGTGAGACTTGGAGAGAAGGTCAAGTGGATTATGACTGGACAGAGCAGATGATCAAAGCTGAACTTCCTGCAATTCTTGATAAGCAAGTAATCCTGACTCAAGGTTTCATTGGCGGAACAATCAGCAACCGTACTACTACTTTAGGACGTGAAGGTTCTGACTTCAGTGCTGCCATTTTTGCACATTGCCTTGATGCTGATGGGTTGACTATCTGGAAAGATGTTCCCGGCATTATGAATGCTGATCCTAAACGTGTTCCTGATGCGACACTATATGATAAGCTGTCATACAAATATGCAGCGGAAATGACTTACTATGGAGCCTCAGTGATACACCCAAAAACGATCCGCCCATTGGCGGTAAAAGGCATTCCTCTTTACGTTAAGTCATTTGTACACCCTAGTGACCCCGGTACCGTAATTGGGGATGTGGAAATGAAAGACAATACCAAGACGGCTTATATTTTCAAGAAAAACCAATGTCTGATGCGCTTTGAGGAAAAGGACTTCCTAAACGTCAACAAGGCACACTTGGGAGTGGTTTTCAATGAACTTTCTAGGTACAATATTAAGCTGAACCTGACACGCAACAGTGCACTTTCATTCACAATCTGTGTAGATTACAATGAAAGCAACATCCAGCGTGTGATCAATGTGCTGTCAGACCATTTCTATATTTCTACCTTGAATCACCTAGAACTGATCACGGTCAGAAACTATACTGATGAAGCGATCAAAGGATTGGGCATTGACCCTGCTACTATACTGATCGAACAAAGAACAGATGACAATTATCAGGTTGTAAAAAAGGCAGATTAA